A portion of the Natrinema salaciae genome contains these proteins:
- the pdxT gene encoding pyridoxal 5'-phosphate synthase glutaminase subunit PdxT — MSLTAGVVAVQGDVEEHAVAIERAARARGRDVTIHEIRESGIVPDCDLLAMPGGESTTISRLVHSEGIAPEIRDHVAAGKPLLATCAGLIVASSDAGDDRVDELGVIDVGVERNAFGRQKDSFEAPLDVAGLDDEPYPAVFIRAPAIDSVGDADVLATWDDRPVAVRDGPVVGTSFHPELTTDSRLHGLAFFENEAASVPALEDAQ, encoded by the coding sequence ATGTCACTGACTGCGGGCGTCGTCGCGGTCCAGGGCGACGTCGAGGAACACGCGGTCGCCATCGAACGCGCAGCGCGGGCCCGCGGCCGCGACGTCACGATCCACGAGATCCGCGAGTCGGGAATCGTCCCCGACTGCGATCTGTTGGCGATGCCGGGCGGCGAGTCGACGACCATCTCCCGACTGGTCCACAGCGAGGGGATCGCCCCCGAAATCAGGGATCACGTCGCCGCCGGCAAGCCTCTGCTCGCGACCTGTGCCGGCCTGATCGTCGCCTCGAGCGACGCCGGCGACGACCGGGTCGACGAACTCGGGGTGATCGACGTCGGTGTCGAGCGCAACGCCTTCGGCCGGCAGAAGGACAGCTTCGAAGCGCCGCTCGACGTCGCGGGTCTCGACGACGAGCCGTATCCGGCGGTGTTCATTCGCGCGCCGGCGATCGATTCGGTCGGCGACGCCGACGTGCTCGCGACGTGGGACGACCGCCCGGTCGCGGTCCGGGATGGCCCGGTCGTCGGAACCTCGTTCCACCCGGAACTGACCACCGATAGCCGACTCCACGGGCTGGCTTTCTTCGAGAACGAGGCCGCGTCGGTGCCCGCGCTCGAGGACGCGCAGTAG
- a CDS encoding outer membrane protein assembly factor BamB family protein, which yields MRDGADRRTETGAVFASLVLVLGLVSMAGIGGAAPQPARPVDGSLETNGVTDAASVPSASASDGKTIGVSDRRSVRVADRNGTEIVDRNAIRTGARIAELNLTPTALDAADGTAGDPTVYVGSNDGNLYALDTRTGEIEWSFEAESKVLSSPTVADGTVYVGDDEGFVHAIDAADGTERWSFDSEKEFGEVFSSPTVVDGTVYVGAYDSIWDEDTLYALDAETGSEQWSFDTGGDVYSSPTVVDGTVYIGSNDNNVYAIDADDGTEEWRFETGHFVRSAPTVVDGTVYVGSYDGSLYALDAASGAETWSFDTGDDVYASPTVADGTVYIRSDDVYAVDAADGDAEWSAGAGSWGGSSPTISGGTVYVGSDDGNLYALDAESGSERWSFGTGDRIRSTPAVFNETVYVGSLDGRAYAVDADDGSERWAAETGSSIYSSPTVAERPADGDSSDSRVALGTLGHHEGWDGSSNSPVSGTVVDEFDRPIAGSNVEVRSERRGTVGTTETGDDGTWSLTLDEGTYDVVAAADGASETRTVRHVGAETTTTHSLSLCDGRDVRYGPESPSIVEPVAFRSCVDGDAGADDTEWDFGDGTTANGHAVSHRYDEPGTYNVTLTTDGETVTTSVTVADADIVIREYQDAFGGRIVESVVEENLYRIRVGSVEPVESVTVELDGETYEATRIDEAEGVWETAVNTSTLEDDATVTITATDVEGNEVTETSSLEVITIPDEFVFLLDVGDKGPVPAIAERVEYEGTSGSLIPATKLGLFEITVVDDANEYDELGPLTPWRTDLGFNLTAKMGIGTTIPAGTLNVDGDINGETSVAGNTVRGGGGAKIAYDGSGLANGSKVYFFAGLKRSIPLSPPALPDGVEVVIGGDVRTEFTTDGEGDWDITAGAGVSGETPVQTNVAPGVDLSASAGLKVDSKATFDTPPGLEFKRGTIGVQGFVRGKLDATVYSQSVAITWPKAEAEFGSSSASAASRHWFADDRATETEFGDWEVENKRGENPLPSVATVDESAGTLDVASGAERTGTERLTGRPYEDTEPAVTSVGNETVVLWSTQRENRSVLEGRDLVVRTHDESGWSEPTNLTDDDRHDASPTIAAGGGDELLAGWTRTDADLEDVNASAPEEVYPHQEIAVAHYDGSGWSEQTLLTDSDELTHGPTVAGRDGTWLVAWERDPDGDVFTTDNRSVEYAVLDGTNVTERGVVDDAMSPAVGSSDGGFELSYYEPQENGTERGAVVRGTVTDDGAFDERARYDSREYIDHDTDGGRLAWADGSLDDPNLSYDDGTGVENLSLSANMSDVEELSLEVEGNDTLLSYRGRPETDRASDLVYRIARGGEWIADRRVAGGQDDELALYHSDTDLSGNSFDTVYAASEFGPDTKNDVFVASHDFRADYTVTADAPTNVTAGDPVTVEYAVRNVGETENNESVPVTLSTDGGEVATEAVGPLAPNETVSGTFNTTADDSGTFDVTVGSSATDRAAAEIETGREGWLPRTTSVTTGTPALSIEDADATVDANNSSQGTIAVTVANDGEIPAADVPVTLEYGNESYELAVDDVPVDGTGTATLSVDPTTVNGSSLGEFVIDPDGELDERTVADPTYRTQLFTADLALVGSPSYVEADGDLEATVDVANRGELATNATVRAIDADPGGNETVEYGTATVELDGTAPSETTFETVSVPLEGVAEGDAIRLVADSSAIDADRSSAGLEDAVGPIVPERGPVAVAVTDPAGDPIPNATVLIDDVGATTDANGTAAFETPTGDGELAVNASGFRAATANVTVTGDEVTAVSVTLEPIPAELTALDAPDRVAVDGNATVSVTVANPAPIERDVPLALAAANETVDESSVTVGPNATANHTLRWNPTSNATDPVPITVSSPHDEATTEIRVENGSAFADDLAVAGLAVSNVSVDEEHVVLANNGSSELDLGDWMIRDRESGGQVARGLDPFAFPTDYTLEPNATVTVWTGDGTNSETDLYWGYSVHVWNAEGDVVILETPGGERVLEHAYGDQAD from the coding sequence ATGAGAGACGGAGCCGATAGACGGACGGAGACAGGAGCAGTGTTCGCGAGCCTCGTATTGGTGCTCGGGCTCGTCAGTATGGCGGGAATCGGCGGCGCGGCCCCCCAGCCGGCGCGGCCGGTCGACGGATCACTCGAGACGAACGGTGTGACCGACGCCGCGTCGGTCCCGTCGGCATCAGCGAGCGATGGGAAGACGATCGGGGTGAGCGACCGACGGTCGGTCCGGGTAGCCGACCGAAACGGGACCGAAATAGTCGATCGAAACGCGATCCGGACGGGCGCTCGCATCGCCGAACTGAACCTGACGCCCACAGCGCTCGATGCGGCTGACGGGACCGCGGGCGATCCGACGGTGTACGTCGGTTCGAACGACGGCAACCTGTACGCGCTCGACACACGGACCGGCGAGATCGAGTGGTCGTTCGAAGCCGAGAGCAAGGTGCTGAGTTCCCCGACTGTGGCCGACGGGACGGTCTACGTCGGCGACGATGAGGGGTTCGTCCACGCGATCGACGCGGCCGACGGGACCGAGCGGTGGAGCTTCGACTCGGAGAAGGAGTTCGGCGAGGTGTTCTCGTCGCCGACGGTCGTGGACGGAACGGTCTACGTCGGAGCGTACGACAGCATCTGGGACGAAGACACGCTGTACGCGCTGGACGCGGAAACCGGCAGCGAGCAGTGGTCGTTCGATACCGGCGGCGACGTCTACTCGTCCCCGACGGTCGTCGACGGGACGGTCTACATCGGTTCGAACGACAACAACGTGTACGCGATCGACGCCGACGACGGGACCGAAGAGTGGCGCTTCGAAACGGGCCACTTCGTCCGATCGGCCCCGACGGTGGTCGACGGGACGGTCTACGTCGGCTCCTACGACGGCTCCCTGTACGCGTTGGACGCGGCGAGCGGCGCCGAAACGTGGTCGTTCGACACGGGCGACGACGTCTACGCCTCGCCGACGGTCGCTGACGGGACGGTCTACATCCGCTCGGACGACGTGTACGCGGTCGACGCCGCCGACGGAGACGCGGAGTGGTCGGCGGGAGCTGGCTCCTGGGGCGGTTCCTCGCCGACGATCAGCGGCGGGACGGTCTACGTCGGCTCGGACGACGGTAACCTGTACGCGCTCGACGCCGAAAGCGGCAGCGAGCGATGGTCGTTCGGAACGGGCGATCGGATTCGCTCGACGCCGGCGGTCTTCAACGAGACGGTCTACGTCGGCTCGCTCGACGGACGCGCGTACGCCGTCGACGCCGACGACGGGAGCGAACGCTGGGCGGCCGAGACGGGATCGTCGATCTACTCGTCACCGACGGTCGCCGAGCGGCCGGCGGACGGCGACTCGAGCGACTCTCGCGTCGCGCTCGGCACGCTCGGTCACCACGAGGGCTGGGACGGAAGTTCCAACTCGCCGGTGAGCGGCACGGTCGTCGACGAGTTCGATCGACCGATCGCCGGGTCAAACGTCGAGGTTCGGAGCGAGAGACGCGGTACCGTCGGGACGACGGAAACGGGAGACGACGGGACGTGGTCGCTGACCCTCGACGAAGGCACGTACGACGTCGTCGCCGCCGCCGACGGAGCCAGCGAGACGCGGACGGTCCGGCACGTCGGAGCAGAAACGACGACGACCCACAGCCTCTCGCTGTGTGACGGGCGGGACGTCAGATACGGTCCCGAATCGCCGTCGATCGTCGAACCGGTCGCCTTCCGATCCTGCGTCGACGGCGATGCCGGTGCCGACGACACCGAGTGGGACTTCGGCGACGGGACGACGGCGAACGGCCACGCCGTCTCGCACCGGTACGACGAACCCGGGACATACAACGTCACGCTGACGACCGACGGAGAGACGGTGACGACGTCGGTCACGGTGGCTGACGCCGATATCGTCATCCGCGAGTATCAGGACGCGTTCGGCGGGCGAATCGTGGAGTCGGTCGTCGAAGAGAACCTCTATCGGATTCGGGTCGGGTCGGTCGAACCGGTCGAATCGGTGACGGTCGAACTCGACGGCGAAACGTACGAGGCGACCCGAATCGACGAAGCGGAAGGCGTCTGGGAGACGGCCGTCAATACGTCGACCCTCGAGGACGACGCGACGGTGACGATCACCGCCACCGACGTCGAGGGCAACGAAGTCACGGAGACCTCGTCGCTCGAGGTTATCACCATCCCGGACGAGTTCGTCTTCCTCCTCGACGTCGGCGACAAGGGGCCGGTACCCGCCATCGCCGAACGGGTCGAATACGAGGGGACGTCCGGCAGCTTGATCCCCGCGACGAAGCTCGGCCTCTTCGAGATCACCGTCGTCGACGACGCGAACGAGTACGACGAACTCGGGCCGCTCACCCCGTGGCGGACGGATCTCGGGTTCAACCTCACGGCGAAGATGGGGATCGGAACGACGATCCCGGCGGGCACGCTGAACGTCGACGGTGATATCAACGGTGAGACGAGCGTCGCCGGCAACACTGTGCGCGGCGGCGGCGGGGCCAAAATCGCCTACGACGGCAGCGGGCTCGCGAACGGCTCCAAGGTCTACTTCTTCGCGGGGCTCAAGCGGTCGATCCCCCTGTCCCCGCCGGCGCTGCCCGACGGCGTCGAGGTCGTCATCGGCGGCGACGTCCGCACCGAATTCACCACCGACGGTGAGGGTGACTGGGACATCACCGCCGGCGCCGGCGTCTCGGGCGAGACGCCGGTACAGACGAACGTTGCACCGGGAGTCGATCTCTCCGCTTCGGCTGGGCTCAAAGTCGACTCGAAGGCGACGTTCGACACCCCGCCGGGACTCGAGTTCAAGCGGGGGACGATCGGCGTCCAGGGGTTCGTCAGAGGAAAACTGGACGCGACGGTCTACTCGCAGAGCGTCGCGATCACCTGGCCGAAAGCCGAGGCCGAGTTCGGCTCGAGTTCCGCGAGCGCCGCGAGCCGTCACTGGTTCGCCGACGACCGGGCCACCGAGACCGAGTTCGGCGACTGGGAGGTCGAGAACAAACGCGGCGAGAACCCGCTCCCGTCGGTCGCGACCGTCGACGAGTCCGCCGGGACGCTCGACGTTGCATCGGGAGCGGAGCGGACCGGTACCGAACGGCTCACCGGTCGACCGTACGAGGACACCGAACCGGCCGTGACCTCGGTCGGTAACGAGACGGTCGTCCTCTGGAGCACGCAGCGGGAGAACCGATCGGTCCTCGAGGGACGAGATCTGGTCGTTCGCACTCACGACGAATCGGGCTGGAGCGAGCCGACGAACCTCACCGACGACGATCGGCACGACGCGTCGCCGACGATCGCGGCGGGCGGCGGCGACGAGCTCCTCGCCGGCTGGACGAGAACCGACGCGGATCTCGAAGACGTAAACGCCTCGGCACCGGAGGAGGTCTATCCCCATCAGGAGATTGCCGTCGCGCACTACGACGGCTCCGGCTGGAGCGAGCAGACGCTCCTGACGGACAGCGACGAACTCACGCACGGCCCGACCGTCGCCGGTCGCGACGGGACGTGGCTGGTCGCGTGGGAACGCGATCCCGACGGTGACGTGTTCACCACCGACAACCGGTCGGTCGAGTACGCCGTGCTCGACGGAACGAACGTGACCGAGCGCGGGGTCGTCGACGACGCGATGTCCCCCGCAGTCGGGTCGTCCGACGGGGGATTCGAGCTCTCGTACTACGAACCGCAGGAGAACGGTACCGAGCGCGGGGCGGTCGTTCGCGGGACCGTCACGGATGACGGCGCGTTCGACGAGCGAGCGCGGTACGACAGCCGGGAGTACATCGACCACGACACTGACGGCGGCCGGCTCGCGTGGGCCGACGGGTCCCTCGACGATCCGAACCTGTCGTACGACGACGGAACCGGCGTCGAGAATCTATCGCTGAGCGCGAACATGAGCGACGTCGAGGAGCTCTCCCTCGAGGTCGAGGGCAACGACACGCTGCTGAGCTACCGCGGCCGTCCGGAGACCGACAGGGCATCGGATCTCGTCTATCGGATCGCAAGAGGCGGCGAGTGGATCGCCGACCGTCGCGTCGCGGGCGGGCAGGACGACGAGCTCGCGCTCTATCACTCCGATACGGACCTCTCGGGGAACTCGTTCGATACGGTCTACGCCGCATCCGAGTTCGGTCCGGACACGAAAAACGACGTGTTCGTCGCGTCCCACGACTTCCGGGCCGACTACACGGTCACGGCTGACGCACCGACCAACGTGACCGCGGGCGACCCGGTCACTGTCGAGTACGCAGTGCGGAACGTCGGCGAAACTGAGAACAACGAGTCGGTCCCCGTCACCCTCTCCACGGACGGTGGCGAGGTCGCGACCGAAGCGGTAGGGCCGCTCGCCCCGAACGAGACGGTCAGCGGAACGTTCAACACGACCGCAGACGACAGCGGGACCTTCGACGTCACCGTCGGGTCGTCGGCGACCGACCGAGCCGCGGCCGAGATCGAGACCGGCCGCGAAGGCTGGCTCCCGCGGACGACGTCGGTAACGACCGGTACGCCGGCCCTCTCCATCGAGGACGCCGACGCGACCGTCGACGCGAACAATTCGAGTCAGGGAACGATCGCGGTGACCGTCGCGAACGACGGGGAGATCCCGGCCGCGGACGTCCCGGTGACGCTCGAGTACGGCAACGAGTCGTACGAACTCGCCGTCGACGACGTCCCCGTCGACGGGACTGGAACGGCCACGCTATCGGTCGATCCGACGACGGTAAACGGGTCTTCCCTCGGCGAATTCGTCATCGACCCCGACGGCGAACTGGACGAGCGGACCGTCGCGGACCCGACCTACCGGACGCAGTTGTTCACCGCCGACCTGGCGCTCGTCGGCTCGCCGAGCTACGTCGAGGCCGACGGGGATCTCGAGGCGACCGTCGACGTCGCAAACCGCGGCGAACTCGCGACGAACGCGACGGTTCGCGCTATCGACGCCGATCCGGGCGGGAACGAAACCGTCGAGTACGGCACCGCGACGGTCGAACTCGACGGGACGGCACCGTCCGAGACGACGTTCGAAACGGTATCGGTTCCGCTCGAGGGCGTCGCGGAAGGCGACGCGATCCGACTCGTCGCCGACTCGTCGGCGATCGATGCCGACCGCTCGTCGGCCGGACTCGAAGACGCCGTCGGACCGATCGTCCCCGAACGCGGTCCGGTCGCGGTCGCCGTCACCGATCCGGCCGGCGATCCGATTCCGAACGCGACGGTCCTGATCGACGACGTGGGCGCGACCACCGACGCGAACGGGACCGCGGCGTTCGAGACGCCGACGGGCGACGGCGAGCTCGCGGTCAACGCGTCCGGCTTCCGGGCTGCGACGGCGAACGTGACGGTCACGGGAGACGAAGTCACGGCCGTGTCCGTTACCCTCGAGCCGATACCGGCCGAACTGACGGCACTCGACGCGCCGGACCGCGTCGCGGTCGACGGAAACGCGACGGTCTCGGTGACCGTCGCGAATCCGGCTCCGATCGAACGGGACGTGCCACTGGCGCTCGCCGCGGCCAACGAAACCGTCGACGAGTCGTCGGTCACGGTGGGTCCGAACGCCACCGCGAATCACACGCTCCGGTGGAACCCGACGTCGAACGCGACCGATCCGGTCCCGATAACCGTTTCCTCGCCCCACGACGAGGCGACGACCGAGATCCGGGTCGAGAACGGGTCGGCGTTCGCTGACGATCTCGCCGTCGCAGGGCTGGCGGTGTCGAACGTCTCCGTCGACGAGGAACACGTCGTCCTCGCGAACAACGGCTCGAGCGAACTCGACCTCGGCGACTGGATGATCCGTGATCGCGAGAGCGGCGGCCAAGTCGCCCGCGGACTTGATCCGTTCGCGTTCCCCACCGACTACACGCTCGAACCGAACGCGACCGTGACCGTCTGGACCGGCGACGGGACGAACTCCGAGACGGACCTCTACTGGGGGTACAGCGTTCACGTGTGGAACGCCGAGGGTGACGTCGTGATCCTCGAGACGCCGGGCGGCGAACGCGTCCTCGAGCACGCCTACGGCGACCAGGCGGACTGA
- a CDS encoding preprotein translocase subunit Sec61beta: protein MDKGQNTGGLMSSAGLVRYFDSEDSNAIHIDPKTVIAFGVMLGVLVQLLTFVA, encoded by the coding sequence ATGGACAAAGGACAGAACACTGGCGGGCTGATGTCCAGTGCCGGACTCGTCCGGTACTTCGACTCCGAGGACTCGAACGCCATCCACATCGACCCCAAGACGGTCATCGCGTTCGGCGTCATGCTGGGCGTGCTGGTCCAGCTGTTGACGTTCGTCGCGTAA